Genomic window (Chiroxiphia lanceolata isolate bChiLan1 chromosome 32, bChiLan1.pri, whole genome shotgun sequence):
AAACCATTGGCATCAGCAGGGAACAGCCTGGGAAAATCATGGTGAGCTCAGGAAATGGTCCTTTATCcttccaccacctcctcccAAATCTCCTCACCCATTCATTAATGATTAAATCTGAAATGGAATTAAATCAATGTCATTTGGGTGCTCCAACTGTTGAAAACACAGTTGGAATTTGCTGTGAGACCCCAGATTTGATCCATTTTTATGGTTTTCCCCCCAGATTAATGAGTGGTTGGTCAACCTCCCACTGGGACTTGAACCGCCTCATACTCTTAAATCCAAAACTTAATTCCttctaatatttaattaaacCAATGCCATTTGGGTGCTGCGGCTGTTGAAAATAAGTTGGGATTTCCCCATCAGACCCCCAATTTGGTCCATTTTTATGGTTTTTCCCCCAGATCGATGAGCGGTTGGTCAACCTCCCATATCTCCATGGTGACAAGCAGATTGTTGTCTATCGCCACGGGCAGGACGCAGTGGTAGAGACCAACTTTGGCCTTGTTGTTACCTATGACTGGCGTGGCCATGTCACCGTGACAGTGCCCGGCGCCTTCGCCAACGCCCTGTGTGGGCTCTGTGGGAACTTCAACGGCGCTGCCAGCGACGACATGAGGATGAGCAACAGCAACATGGCATCAGACCCGGATGCctttgggagcagctggaaggtgCCGATATCCTGGGATGCACTGAGAGATCGATGGTGGAATGTTCCAGTGCCGCCACGGCGCCACGGCTGCAACAGGAGGTGTCCAGGATGGGGTGTGAGATTATGTTGGAAAAGGATGGACCCTTTGGAGCATGTCATGGCCACGTGGACGCCCAGCCGTACTTCCAGAGCTGCATCCGGGactcctgcctcttcccagaGCAGGAAGATGGGATGTGTCCGATCATTGCCAGCTATGCCAGCGTGTGCCAGGCTGCCGGCGTGTCCATTGGGAGGTGGAGGATGGATAATTTCTGCTGTAAGTTGGGATGATTGGAGGGGTTTTCCTTCAGCAGGATCCTCAATTCCACTCCAAATCCATGTAGGAACAACCCAGAGGTGGGAAACCAGTAGGAATCTCAGCCAAAGTCTTGGTTGGTCCCATAATCCCTGTTTCCACCCAAAGTAAACCCTTTGCAAGGAAGAAGTTGTTTTATCTGGGATCGTTTTCCCCCTAGAGTTCCAATTTCTTGGTATTGGATAAAAATTGGATTATTTAGAGGAAAACCaccaaaaatgcaaaaatagcAGAACTGGGGCAAAGGGGTCCAGCCTAGAGGTCATGTGAGGATCCAGCATGTGAGGATCCCATTCCTTGAGGGAATGTCCCAATTTTCTCcatgaaaatggagaaaattatgTGATTTAGGGGCAAAAATTCCTATTTAAGTGCATTGGGATGTTCCTTATGGATGATCATTGGATCATCGCTGGGTAGGCACTGCGTTATCATTGGATGATGTCCCTCACCGTGTCCACAAGGACAAAAACAAAGATTAGGCTAAAAACTCTGTGTTTGGTGATGTTCGTCACTGGACACACTTGAACACTGGGAAACCTCCAGGGTTTGGCTTGGGAATTTCCTGGTTCTTCACGGATCCTGTTATTTCCCAGCAGATATTCCCTGCCCTCCTAACAGCTCCTACAAGCTCTGCTCTAacacctgccagcacagctgcggtgccagctctgccacatGCCGAGGGCGGTGCCGCGAGGGCTGCGCATGCCATGATGGCTTCATGCTCAGCGGGGATGAGTGTGTGCCCACAGCTCACTGCGGCTGCACCCACCACGGCGTGTACTACAAGGAGGATGAGACCTTCTACCCCACAGAGCATGAAGAGTGCCGGTGCctctccagcagtgctgtggaatgccaaaatatttcctgtCCTGATGGCAACCCTGGGAAGGTCGTTGATGGCATCTTCCAGTGTCCCCCGCCAGCATCTGGCACCTGCGTGGCCATGGGAGACAGTGCCTATATCACCTTCGACGGGGTGACCTTCAATGTCACCGGGTCCTGCTCCTACATCCTCAGCCAGACCTGCGCGGGTGACGTGACATCGTTTGTGGTCACAATTCAGAAGGAGGCCCATAGGAAGGGGAAGGTTTCCGGGATCCAAGCGTTGTCTGTGGAAGTCTATGGGGTCAACTTGACCTTAACccaaggaaaagggggagatgTCATGGTAAGGTGGCACTTCATGGGCCAGATCTCATGGATTCCCCCAAAATTGTGTTTCATTGATGGAGGGGACACCTCACCCTATCTCCAAGCCCAATCCATATTCATCCCAACTTTTTTTCAAGCAAGACCCATAAATGCATCAAAACATTGGTTGGAAGGTGttttccccacatttctggTCCCACCTCCTCACTGGAGgactcttccttcctttcccaggtGAATTCAATCTCTCACCATCTCCCAGCCATCCTGGGTGAGGGGCAAATCCAGGTGTATCCCCATGGGACAGGGGTCCTGCTCCGCACTGACTTCGGCCTCATCGTCCACTACGACCTAACCCAGCACGTGACACTCACGGTCCCCCAGACCTACCTGGGCCAGCTGTGTGGCCTTTGTGGCAACTACAACGGGCAACGTGACGATGATTTCCACCTCTCCAACGGCCAACTGGCTCTGGATGCAACAGCCTTTGGATCCGCATGGAAAACCAAGGATAGGCCTTGTGAAGACACCTATCCTGCTGAGGAGTGTTCCACCTGCTCCAAGGAGAAGGTGCTGGTCCTCCAAAAACCCAACTACTGCGGCCTCCTCACGGCCCCTGAGGGGCCCTTTGGCTCCTGCCACAGCATCATTGACCCCACCCCATATTCCCAATCCTGTGTCCATAACTCTGTGTGACTGGAGGGGATACAGGTGCCCTGTGCCGGAGCATCCAGAGCTACGTCAGCATGTGCCAGGATGCTGGAGTTGCTGTGGGGGATTGGAGGACACCATCCTTCTGCTGTGAGTTTGGGGGGAAATGTCCCTGGTTTGGGGTTGGGGAGATCCCCTGGTGAGagcccacctggagcactgggagttGGGGGGGATGTCTCTTCTTGGGTTGGGTGACAGTGGTGACACTCAGGATGTGGGATGATGGTGACGGGCtgagctttagggtcccttccaacccaactcagtccatgattccatgaaaattcCAGCCCCCCCTGCCCGGCCAACAGCACCTACTCCCTGTGCACCAACACCTGCACCAACACCTGCGCCGGGAGGGCCACCACGTGTCCCCAAACCTGTGCTGAGGGCTGCCAGTGCCACCAGGGCTCCCTGTCAGACGGGCAGGGCTGCATTCCCAAGGAACAGTGTGGGTGCTTTGAGGATGGGCGATACTACAAGGTAGTTTTTCCAGggtattttcccttttctccctatTTTTAGGCATTTACATCCTTTCCCCCTgcatttttccctatttctatACATTTGCATACTTTTCCCtgcactttttccttctttctctatttttctgtttcacctctatttttcctgcattttttccttttgttcataTCTTTCTGCATTTACCTCTCTTTCCATGGCATTTCCCTTTTGTTCCCTAGTTTTATGGATTTACAGTTTGTATTacttcctcccttttttccctatttttatgcatttacaTCTTTATTCcctgcatttttcccttttccctaaTTTCTTGTCTATTTCCCAGCATTCCCCCCCATGTTTgtctttccccccccccgcatgtaattcctttttttctctatttttaggaagttttttcccctgtatttttccctattttatgCATTGACATCTCTTTTCATGCATTTTCGCTgcatttttccatattttatgcatttgtctttttttccctgcattttccccttttcccttatttttctattttcccagtatttccccccatttttgccttttctgccCTGCTTTTCAATCATTTTATTCCCGATTTTCTGCCTTTATGTCCttctttcctgcatttttcctttttatcccCTATTTTCATGgatttcccttccttccttcctccctccttacAGCCCCATGAGGTGGTTTTCCAGGATCGCTGCCAGCGCCGGTGCTCCTGTATCCcgggccagggcctcacctgCCATGACCACTCCTGCACTGAGGATGAATCCTGTGAAATTCGGGAGGGGGTCTTGGGATGTATCAACAAAAGTGagggaaaatgggggaaaaggggattttGATTTATTGGGGAAAATCCTGCAggaaggggaggcagagggaacaGATCCCATCCCTGGCACTGAGGGTCAGGAATGGGGAGGTTCTTCCCATGGCTTCTCCCATCCCATGACTTTTCCCATCCCATTGTTCCTCCCCTGGTTTCTCTCATCCCATGGTTTTTCCCATGGTCTTTCCCATGTTTTTCCCATCCTATGgttttctcattcttcttcccagttttttcccagctctttgcCATCCCATGGTTCCTTCCATAATTTTTCCCATGATTTTTCCCATTCCACGATTTTTCCCATCCTGTGGTTCCTCCCATGGTTTCTCCATGATTTTCCCATCCCATTGTTTTTCCCATCCCATAGTTCCTTCCATGACTTCCCCCAAGTATTTTCCCATCATTTCCCCCAAACTGTGGCTTCTCCCAATGCTCATCCCACattcccccctctctccctcccttcccagaccCCTGCAAGTCCCTGAAGTGCCGCCAAGGAGCGGTGCCGGCCCCGTGGCTCCGAATCCCGCTGTGTCCCAGCGCTGGTGGCCACGTGCTGGGCATGGGGGGATCCCACTTCCGTACCTTTGACGGGCTAGAATTCGACTTCCAAGGAACCTGCACCTACACCATGGCCGAATCCCATGGGAATGACCCCAGGCTGGAGCCCTTTAGGGTGGAGGCCAGGAGTGACATCCGGGGCGGGATCAGATCCGTGTCCTATGTCTCCGTCGTCAACATCGACGTCTATGGACAACGCGTGTCCTTCCACCATAACGAGGACGGGAAAGTCCGGGTGAGCtggggggaaagaggagaaatctgAGATTTTTCCCAACTTTTTGCTTTATCCAGTACTTCCCAACATCCTCCTTCACCTGGCCAATGGTTCACACAGCACCAGTGTCGTTTTGGGATAAATCAGTCAGACTGGGAGGTGGATTGTTGAAattttgggatgttttggggATAAAATGTTGGGAATAGAGTACTTGGATAGTCAGGAACAGAATATTGGTATGTGCCAGGAATAAGATGTTGGGATAAATTGGGAATATGGGTTTGGGTATGTTGGGAATAAAATATTGGGATGTGTCAGGAATAAAATGTCGGGATACAGTGGGAATAAAATGTGGGAATAGAATATTTGGATATGTCAGGAACAGAATGTTGGGATAGgctggtgtcatggtttgagaatAAGATTTTGGGATTTATTGGGAATAAAATGTTGGGATATGCCTGGAATAAAATGCTGGGGTATGTCTGGAATAAAACATTAGGATATGCCAGGAATAAGATGTTGGGATGAGGGAATAAAATGTTGGGCTGCGTTGGGAATAAGATGTTGGGATAAATTGGGAATAAAATGTTGGTGTATCTAGGGAATAAAATAGTAGGATATTTCAGGAATAAGATGTTGGGATGCCTCAGGAATAAAATACTGGGGGGGGTTTTTGggataaaatatttgcatatggTAGGAATAGAATGTTGGGATAAAATACggcaggaataaaaatattgggATATGTGATGTGTAAACATTGGGGTATGATGGGATTTAATGTTGGGAACGTGCTGTGAAAAAGAATTGGGATATGTGGGAAATAGAATATGGGAATGAAATGCTGGTGGTGTTGAATCCAACCCTGGGATACCTGGGAATGCTGGCAGGTGAACGGggagctggccctgctcccagTGTTCCTGGTGGATGGGAGGCTCCGTGTCCATCCCAGCGGGCTCCGCGTCACCCTGGACACAGATTTTGGGCTCCGTGTCTCCTACGACTGGAACTGGCATCTCTTCATCGACCTCCCCAGCAGCTTCTTCGACCACGTCCGTGGCCTCTGTGGGAACTTcaacctgcagcccctggacGACATCCCGAGGCTGTGACaacatccctgccctggggcctGGGCCAGGGGCTGGAGAAGCTCGACCCCGACGCCCAGGATCCCCTTTGTGTTGGGATCACTGTGATGGGGAGTGCCCAGTGTGTGAGGAGAAGGAGCTTTGGGGTGGGAACAGCTACTGTGGGATCATCAAGAAGTCCTTCCAGGGGCCCTTCCGGGCATGTCATGCTGTGGTGAAGCCCCAGGAGTTCTTTGGCAGCTGCCTGGCCGAGCTGTGCCGGAGAGCGCGGAGCGAGGCAAGTCCTGTGCCGGGTGCTGGAGACTTACGCGGCCACGTGCCAGAGGAGTGGGGCGACCGTGGGCGACTGGAGGACACCAGCAGGATGCCGTAAGGGATGGGGGTGCTTTGCGGTCCAGCTCCTAAAACCTATCTGGTTTCATTCCAAATCCCCTGAATCCTCCAATTCCATCCCCAATTCCCTTCATCCAACCTAAAATCCCCTTGGTTTCTCCCCAGATCCCTGGTTTTGCCCCAAAACTACTTAATTCcacccaaaatcccccaaatatCACCAAAAATCCCTTAATTCAACCCCAAAATCCCTTAATTCCTCCTAACCCTGCCCCCAATCTCACCAAAATCCTCCAGAGTTCACACAAAATTCCCTGAATTCTACCTAAAATTCCCAAAGACCCCTCTAAGACCCTCCCTGACCCCCTCTAGACCCCCAGAGGCCCCAggccccccagagcccccccttTTCATGGGGTCCATCTCCCAGGCCTTAGGGGTCTGAGGGGCCACTTGGCGGGCACTTCAGGTCCTGGGGGCATTTTTGGGGCACTTTTTGAGCAGTGAGATCCATCTCAGTGTGAACCCCTCAAATTCCTCTTCTGGAAGTTCTCCAGAACCttctcctggtgctccagactctGCTCCTTGTGACCCAGACCCCATCCTGTGGTCCCAGACCCCTTCCCACATGTCCCAGATGCTGCTGCCTGTTCCCACACCCTTCGCACATGTCCCAGACCCCATCTCACTTGTCCAAGACCCCATTCCCTGTTTCCTAGACCTCCTTGCATGTCCCAGCCCCATCTTGCATGGCCCAGACCCTTCCTACATGTTCCAGACCCTGTCCTGCCTGTTCCCAGCCCCCATCCCTTGTATCCCAGACCCCTTCCCACATGTCCCAGCCCCCATCCCACACTTCCTAGACTTTCCTCCTCATGCTCCATACCCTTCTCCTGGTTTCCAGAccctttcccacccctcccATCAGATGCTCTCCACTCTCTCCATCCCTCATCCCagttctctccctccccagcctcccttGCCCTGAGAACAGCCACTATGAGCCGTGTGGCACCGCCTGCCCAGCCACCTGCTCGACCCGGATGCTCCTTCCTCGTGTGCCCTGCCGTGCGTGGAGTCCTGTGTGTGTGACCGCGACCACGTGCTGAGCGCCGGGCACTGTGTTCCTGTGTCCCACTGCGGCTGCCACCGCGCCGGGCGCTACCACCGCCCGGTGAGGAGTTCTGGGGGGGACCCCTTGTGCCGCTCCTGGTGCCGCTGTGACCCAGAGCTGGGCATGGTTGTGTGTGAGGAGGCCAGGTGTAAGTCAGGTGAGGTGTGTGCCGTGGTGGAGGGCTTCAGGAAGTGCGTGGCCACCAACCGCTCCATCTGCGTGGCCACGGGGGACCCCCACTACACACTTTTGATGGGCACCGCTACGACTTCATGGGCACCTGTGTGTACCTGCTGGCCGGGCTGTGCTCCCCTGACCCACCCTCGTGCCCTTCAATGTCACCGTGGAGAATAACCACCGTGGGAACAAGCGGGTGTCCTTCACCAAGGTGGTCACCTGGAGGTGTTCAATGTGAGCCTCAGCCTCAGCCAGGAGCACCCCAAGAAGGTCAAGGTAGGGGAGAggcaggggatgggaggggggtTCAGTCATTCcatgggtttaggaggggcTGAGGTCATTGTGTGGCATTTGGGGGAGGTTCAAGGTCTTTGCATGGTCTTCAGGTTGGTTTCAAGGTCATCACATGacacctggggggggggttcAAGGTCTTTTTAAGGTGTTTAGGTGGGTTTCAAGGTCACTGTATGGTGTTATGTTGGGTTTCAAGACCACTATATGGTCTTCAGGTTCCTATGCCATCCAGGTTCCCTTCAAGCCCATCCCACACCCTCTGGATGGTCTCCAAGTCCATCCTTTGACCTCCTACCCACAGGTGGATGGCGTCCTGCTGGACCTGCCCTTCTCTCACCCCTCCACGAGCTCCGGGTGTCCCTGCGGGGTGTCCACGGCTTCATCAGCACGGCCTTTGGCGTCACCGTCACCTTCGACTGGCACAGCTACGCCCGCGTGATCCTGCCCAGTACCTTTGCCGGCGCCGTCTGCGGCCTCTGCGGCAACGCCAATGGAGACCCCACGACGACTTTGTCACCCACCAGGGCCACCCTGCCCACAATGAGACCCACTTTGGGGAAACTGGAAGGTCTCCGAGGTCCCTGGGTGCTCCCCAGGGTGCACCGAGGGCTGCCAGGGGTGCAGCAACACCAACGCCGCACCTACCGCGGGGACAAGCACTGTGGGGTCCTGGTGAAGAAACGGGGACCCTTGGCCACGTGCCACGAGGTCATTGACCCCGCCCCATTCCTGGAGGACTGTCTGTTTGACGCGTGTCTCTTCGACGGCCACCACGACGCCGTGTGCCAGGCCGTGGGCGCCTACGTCAGCGCGTGTCAGAGCCGCGGCGTGGCCGTGGGGCCCTGGCGCACACACGCATTCTGCAGTATGGGGCATGGGGCtacagagggatttgggatgtcCATGGGGGCTTGGGGTGTCCacagggggttttggggtgtccaTGGAGGTTTGGGGTCTGCAGGAGAGTTTTGGATTGTCCACGACAGTTTGGGGTCTGCATGGGGCTTTTGGGGTGTCCAAAAGGGTTTTGGGGTATCCacaggggttttggggtgtgaATGGGGTTTTTTCGGTGTCCATGGGGGTTTAGGGTCTACATGGGGAGTTTTAGGTTGTCCATGAGGTTTTCAGGGTGTCCAGAATGGTTTTGGGGTGTGAATGGGGAGTTTCGGGATGTGAATGGCGGAGTTTTGGAGTGTGAATGGCAAGTTTGGGTTGTCCATGGGGGTTTTGGAGTGTGAAtaggggttttggggtgtctgtggggttttggggtgtgaATGGGAATTCTGTGTCTGCatggtggttttggggtgtccgTGGGGGTTTCATGATCTGCATGGGAGGGTTTTGGGTTGTCCATGGGGCTTTTGGGGTCTACATAGAGAGTCTTGGGTTGTCCATGGGAGGTTTTGGATCTGCTCTAGGGGGTTTGAGGTTTGTTGGGGGAGTCTTGGGGTCTGCATGGGGAGATTTAGGGTGTCCATGGAGAGGGGTTGGGTTGTCCATGAGGGTTTGGAGTGTCCACAGTGGTTTTGGTGTGTAAATGGGGAGGTTTTGGGTGTCTAcaaggggttttggggtctaCATGGGGAATTTTGGGGTGTCCAGGAGAGGTCTTGGATCTGCACAAGGGGGTTTGAGGTTTGCATGGGAGGTTGTGCAGTTCAGGCAAGGGAGGTTTGGGGTGTAcatggggggtttggggttcaCACATGGGATTTGGGGGTCTGCACAGGGAGACTTGGGTGTCCATgagggttttggggtgtctgtAGAGCTTTGGGGGGTTGCAGGGAAATTTCTGGGTCTCCATGGAGTTTTGGAGggttgtagggtttttttggggtgtccATGAGGGTTTTTGGGTGACCATgagggttttggggtgtccaTGGGGGTTTGGGGCATCCCTGGGAGTTTGCAGATTGTTTTTGGGTGTTCATGAGGGTTTGCAGGGGGAGGGCTGTGTCCATGgaggtttgtgggtttttgggt
Coding sequences:
- the LOC116779893 gene encoding LOW QUALITY PROTEIN: IgGFc-binding protein-like (The sequence of the model RefSeq protein was modified relative to this genomic sequence to represent the inferred CDS: inserted 3 bases in 3 codons) encodes the protein MVECSSAATAPRLQQEVSRMGCEIMLEKDGPFGACHGHVDAQPYFQSCIRDSCLFPEQEDGMCPIIASYASVCQAAGVSIGRWRMDNFCSDIPCPPNSSYKLCSNTCQHSCGASSATCRGRCREGCACHDGFMLSGDECVPTAHCGCTHHGVYYKEDETFYPTEHEECRCLSSSAVECQNISCPDGNPGKVVDGIFQCPPPASGTCVAMGDSAYITFDGVTFNVTGSCSYILSQTCAGDVTSFVVTIQKEAHRKGKVSGIQALSVEVYGVNLTLTQGKGGDVMVNSISHHLPAILGEGQIQVYPHGTGVLLRTDFGLIVHYDLTQHVTLTVPQTYLGQLCGLCGNYNGQRDDDFHLSNGQLALDATAFGSAWKTKDRPCEDTYPAEECSTCSKEKVLVLQKPNYCGLLTAPEGPFGSCHSIIDPTPYSQSCVHNSVYPCKSLKCRQGAVPAPWLRIPLCPSAGGHVLGMGGSHFRTFDGLEFDFQGTCTYTMAESHGNDPRLEPFRVEARSDIRGGIRSVSYVSVVNIDVYGQRVSFHHNEDGKVRVNGELALLPVFLVDGRLRVHPSGLRVTLDTDFGLRVSYDWNWHLFIDLPSSFFDHVRGLCGNFNLQPLDDIPRLSSLAAAWPSCAGERGARQVLCRVLETYAATCQRSGATVGDWRTPAGCPVWHRLPSHLLDPDAPSSCALPCVESCVCDRDHVLSAGHCVPVSHCGCHRAGRYHRPVRSSGGDPLCRSWCRCDPELGMVVCEEARCKSGEVCAVVEGFRKCVATNRSICVATGDPHYXTFDGHRYDFMGTCVYLLAGLCSPDPPSCXFNVTVENNHRGNKRVSFTKVVTXEVFNVSLSLSQEHPKKVKLRVSLRGVHGFISTAFGVTVTFDWHSYARVILPSTFAGAVCGLCGNANGDPTTTLSPTRATLPTMRPTLGKLEGLRGPWVLPRVHRGLPGVQQHQRRTYRGDKHCGVLVKKRGPLATCHEVIDPAPFLEDCLFDACLFDGHHDAVCQAVGAYVSACQSRGVAVGPWRTHAFCSMGPVCPPNEHYELCGPPCPPTCQDESGPPSCPEPSPCSEGVSAIPCGCTLEGRYYPRGAQFYPSPSCTQRCVCSRGGTWSVDGERHVLPLWLGGGSLGVTQVGSHRLLHVRGGPKILYDGDSYAVLTLPPAQQPPRGLCGDPKILGTPPELHTPDPAGTPRAPRGAARCWRTPRGPSGGVTARCPRAHLDTCESRCARGGAEGAIPARIQGYAAACQAAGGEPRVARGDGMSPAVPPRSQYQLCARTVPAPAQVCRPTPLQRAVLRGLSVL